The proteins below come from a single Zea mays cultivar B73 chromosome 8, Zm-B73-REFERENCE-NAM-5.0, whole genome shotgun sequence genomic window:
- the LOC103637034 gene encoding probable LRR receptor-like serine/threonine-protein kinase At3g47570 — MEEEMAVKVFDLEMPGAERSFLAECEALRSIQHRNLLPIRTACSAVDNRGGMFKALLYEFMPNGSLDTWLHPRAAPAAGEKAPKRLGFSQRVNIIVNVADVLDYLHHECGRPTVHCDLKPSNILLDDDLNALLGDFGIARFYADSKSAPSPAVDPTSSVGVRGTKHEKESIVEEEVIS; from the coding sequence ATGGAGGAGGAGATGGCAGTGAAGGTCTTCGACCTCGAGATGCCAGGCGCGGAGAGGAGCTTCTTGGCCGAGTGCGAAGCGCTGAGGAGCATCCAGCATCGCAACCTTCTCCCCATCAGAACCGCGTGCTCGGCGGTCGACAACAGGGGCGGCATGTTCAAGGCCTTGCTCTACGAGTTCATGCCTAACGGGAGCCTCGACACGTGGTTGCACCCTAGAGCGGCGCCGGCGGCGGGCGAGAAAGCTCCGAAGCGTCTAGGGTTCTCTCAGAGAGTGAACATCATCGTCAACGTAGCCGATGTGCTGGACTATTTGCACCACGAGTGCGGGAGGCCGACTGTTCACTGCGACCTGAAGCCCAGCAACATCCTCCTGGACGACGACCTGAACGCCCTTCTGGGAGATTTCGGCATCGCGAGGTTTTACGCTGACTCCAAGTCAGCACCGTCGCCGGCGGTAGACCCAACTAGTTCCGTCGGTGTGAGAGGGACTA